One segment of Pyrococcus sp. ST04 DNA contains the following:
- a CDS encoding TrmB family transcriptional regulator encodes MSIVPTIIESLQELGLTKREAEVYVTIWSKGGATVKDLLDTLDVHQPQLYNIIQSLIRKGFIKASAGRPRVYTAVDIGAIIDVQKMKLDSLKSSLVKELEYLKTVSSNEEPYISIIRSLEGIIAGIIEVINSSEIELRLEVPYQIFKKVEDYILNAVRRGVNVYVLVYPEKVAFHDDFKKHSTNVRIRVSELGNFLLVIGDLSKAIYSKRRFFSPTKLPPSSTEIYGYEIHEKDLLLRLLNIHNVLWRKAKEVIGWKPGTDVYPKDFLEFSLVLDELESLLRMGYSPYVTVEGRDVREGTPIKLFGRVRGINKSEIISNFVLETEEGVFSVGGFDAEVEDIEAQKVTIERVEG; translated from the coding sequence TTGTCAATAGTCCCGACGATTATTGAATCCCTTCAAGAACTTGGGTTAACAAAGAGAGAAGCCGAGGTATATGTCACAATATGGAGCAAAGGAGGAGCAACCGTCAAAGATCTGCTCGATACCTTAGATGTTCATCAGCCTCAACTGTATAATATAATTCAGAGTCTCATAAGGAAAGGATTCATTAAGGCTTCAGCGGGAAGACCGAGAGTATATACTGCGGTTGATATTGGAGCCATAATAGATGTTCAAAAAATGAAACTAGACTCGTTAAAGAGTTCCCTAGTTAAAGAGCTTGAGTACTTGAAAACGGTAAGTTCTAACGAAGAACCATACATTTCTATAATAAGAAGTCTTGAGGGCATTATTGCGGGCATAATAGAAGTCATAAATTCTAGTGAAATTGAACTAAGGCTTGAAGTACCTTATCAAATCTTCAAAAAAGTTGAGGATTACATTCTAAATGCCGTTAGAAGGGGAGTAAATGTATATGTTCTCGTTTATCCTGAGAAAGTGGCGTTCCATGATGATTTCAAGAAGCATTCAACCAATGTCAGAATAAGGGTGTCAGAGTTGGGGAATTTCCTTCTAGTCATAGGTGACTTATCAAAGGCCATCTACTCTAAAAGAAGATTCTTCAGTCCAACAAAATTACCTCCATCTTCAACGGAAATCTATGGGTATGAAATTCATGAAAAGGATCTCCTCCTACGTCTTTTAAACATCCACAATGTATTATGGAGAAAGGCAAAGGAGGTTATAGGATGGAAACCAGGAACTGATGTTTATCCCAAGGATTTCTTGGAGTTTTCTCTCGTACTAGATGAACTAGAGTCTCTTCTCAGAATGGGCTACTCACCATATGTAACGGTGGAAGGTAGGGATGTAAGGGAAGGAACTCCAATCAAGCTTTTTGGCAGAGTTAGAGGGATTAACAAATCAGAGATCATAAGTAACTTCGTTCTGGAGACAGAAGAGGGGGTATTTAGTGTTGGCGGTTTCGATGCAGAGGTTGAAGATATAGAGGCTCAGAAAGTCACAATAGAGAGGGTTGAGGGATGA
- a CDS encoding ABC transporter substrate-binding protein — translation MKRISTILLVSILVLAIVGLGCIGGTTQTPQTPQTVTVTQTQVQTKTETKIQSQVFIRFAGWSAGETEMKNYEKIIKEFERKYPNIKVKYEVIPQMFHENILASFGAGVAPDVFYVDSSWAPIFIDKNALYPVSELASKEFVDMFYPFLLKPFEKDGKLYGLPKDWSMLALFYNKKIFEKAGLTRPPQTWDELLEYAKIITEKTGIPGLAIYVGGFNRYVPVAVSNGAPRPWFEKPEDASWFDNPIVRETLKWYIDLYRVGYVEQTKNGKKPYVVQPSDVGAGWLGDAFGQQKVAMVISGNWMIPFLADQFPNFKYGEDWDIAPVPAGKKGRVTMAYTVILGINSKSKHVKEAWEFVKFVVGPEGQKELVVKAGHTLPSIKGFENDPNLWPQHKKTLSFIPQYKELIVFIWGPKSGTLESKFSDAMASAMRGEISVDEAIEIMKQVVQEELGG, via the coding sequence ATGAAGAGAATTTCCACAATCTTGTTAGTCTCCATATTAGTCCTTGCAATTGTTGGATTAGGATGTATAGGAGGGACAACACAAACTCCTCAAACTCCCCAGACAGTAACAGTAACCCAAACCCAAGTCCAGACAAAAACTGAGACAAAAATTCAAAGTCAAGTCTTTATAAGATTCGCTGGCTGGAGTGCCGGAGAGACTGAGATGAAGAACTATGAGAAGATAATCAAAGAGTTCGAGAGAAAGTACCCCAACATAAAGGTCAAGTATGAGGTTATACCACAAATGTTCCACGAGAATATTCTTGCATCTTTCGGTGCTGGAGTTGCACCAGATGTGTTTTATGTAGACAGTTCTTGGGCTCCAATTTTCATAGACAAAAATGCCCTATACCCAGTCTCTGAACTTGCAAGCAAAGAGTTCGTTGATATGTTCTATCCATTCCTGCTAAAGCCTTTCGAAAAAGATGGAAAACTCTATGGCTTGCCAAAAGATTGGAGTATGTTAGCCTTGTTCTATAACAAGAAGATATTTGAAAAAGCAGGACTAACTAGACCCCCACAAACCTGGGACGAGCTCCTAGAATACGCAAAGATAATCACCGAAAAGACAGGGATTCCAGGCTTAGCAATATATGTTGGAGGATTCAATAGGTACGTACCAGTTGCAGTAAGCAACGGGGCTCCAAGACCTTGGTTCGAAAAGCCAGAAGATGCCTCCTGGTTTGACAATCCTATCGTAAGGGAGACCCTGAAATGGTATATCGATCTGTACAGGGTAGGGTATGTTGAGCAGACTAAAAACGGTAAGAAACCATATGTTGTGCAACCAAGCGACGTAGGAGCTGGATGGTTAGGGGATGCATTTGGGCAGCAAAAGGTTGCTATGGTAATAAGTGGAAATTGGATGATACCCTTCCTTGCAGATCAGTTCCCCAACTTCAAATATGGAGAAGACTGGGACATAGCCCCAGTTCCAGCTGGAAAGAAAGGAAGAGTCACAATGGCCTATACAGTCATTTTGGGGATAAATTCAAAGTCAAAACATGTAAAAGAAGCTTGGGAGTTCGTTAAATTTGTTGTAGGTCCAGAGGGACAAAAAGAGTTGGTAGTTAAGGCTGGTCATACATTACCTAGCATAAAAGGCTTCGAAAACGATCCAAATCTATGGCCTCAGCATAAGAAAACTCTCTCCTTCATACCCCAGTACAAGGAACTCATAGTTTTCATCTGGGGGCCAAAGTCAGGGACGTTAGAGAGCAAATTCAGCGACGCAATGGCTTCAGCGATGAGGGGAGAAATAAGTGTTGACGAGGCTATAGAAATTATGAAGCAGGTCGTACAAGAAGAACTCGGAGGATGA
- a CDS encoding carbohydrate ABC transporter permease, with product MRLFSFQSFYEKARNKEIVAGLSLISVAVILNIIFGYFAMIFAFYLSFFKWDYIGEMKFVGLQNYRIVLNDIFRGLKGAPYLLAPFYTGLKNILIYTAIVVPIQTFLAIVLAAFANQKIRGQQFFKVSYFLPATTSSVIVALIFIWLFMKNGFINYVLTHTIPGFQPIDWLNDRNYLLLAIAMVAIWGTSGHFMVSFLAAMQAIPKDIYEAAMLDGAGPIRRFFYITLPMLKPMITYVVVMGTIGALQMFDLAWVMAGANGGPGGAGYTVALDIYNEAFTRIRPGVAAAKSWVLFAIIFTTTYIFQKKYGRQER from the coding sequence ATGAGGCTTTTTTCTTTTCAATCTTTTTACGAAAAGGCTAGAAATAAAGAAATAGTAGCTGGCCTATCTCTAATATCTGTGGCTGTAATCCTGAATATCATATTTGGGTATTTTGCGATGATATTTGCATTCTATCTCAGCTTTTTTAAGTGGGATTATATAGGGGAAATGAAATTTGTAGGCCTTCAGAACTATAGAATTGTACTAAATGACATTTTTAGAGGACTTAAGGGAGCACCTTATCTTCTCGCACCATTTTATACAGGTCTTAAGAACATTCTTATATATACTGCAATAGTTGTGCCAATCCAGACATTCCTTGCAATAGTTCTAGCTGCATTTGCAAATCAAAAAATTAGAGGTCAACAGTTCTTTAAGGTCTCATACTTCTTACCCGCAACTACATCTTCCGTAATAGTTGCTCTCATCTTCATATGGTTATTCATGAAGAATGGATTCATAAACTACGTATTAACCCACACAATTCCAGGTTTTCAACCAATTGACTGGCTTAATGACAGAAACTATCTTCTTCTCGCTATAGCGATGGTAGCAATATGGGGAACAAGTGGCCATTTTATGGTGTCGTTCTTGGCGGCAATGCAAGCTATACCTAAGGACATCTACGAAGCAGCAATGCTAGATGGAGCTGGGCCAATAAGAAGGTTCTTCTACATAACTTTACCTATGCTAAAACCAATGATAACATATGTAGTTGTCATGGGAACGATAGGAGCACTTCAAATGTTTGATTTGGCATGGGTAATGGCCGGAGCTAATGGTGGACCAGGTGGAGCTGGATATACAGTTGCCCTTGACATATATAATGAGGCATTCACAAGGATAAGACCAGGAGTTGCGGCTGCAAAAAGTTGGGTTCTCTTTGCGATAATATTCACAACAACCTATATTTTCCAGAAGAAGTATGGGAGGCAAGAGAGATGA
- a CDS encoding carbohydrate ABC transporter permease: MTKFKKKIWITITYIVLITFALVYLMPFLRSIVASFMTWEQASKYPPEWIPNPFTLENYRKLFRLELFPRWILNTSIYAGIIVAGNVIFSTMAGYAFARLKFPGRDAIFSALLSLLMIPMFVTLVPNYIIIYKLGLIDNIFGLSLLGLTNVSSIFLMRQYFLSLSNEIFEAARLDGCGPIKAFFYIALPLSKPALGAIAVYQFLGSWNAFIGPLIFLRSPENFTLPVGLTFAFHRSMWTEYTPIIAGSLVASAPTIILFIVLNKYLIRGIVITGGKG, from the coding sequence ATGACGAAATTTAAGAAAAAAATTTGGATAACAATCACATATATTGTCCTAATAACGTTCGCCCTGGTATATCTCATGCCCTTTTTAAGATCGATAGTGGCATCATTCATGACATGGGAGCAGGCATCAAAATATCCCCCAGAATGGATACCAAATCCCTTCACACTTGAGAATTATCGCAAATTGTTTAGGCTAGAACTTTTCCCAAGATGGATACTTAACACCTCCATATATGCTGGAATAATAGTTGCAGGAAACGTAATCTTCTCTACAATGGCTGGGTACGCATTTGCAAGGCTGAAATTCCCAGGGAGAGATGCAATATTTTCTGCCTTGCTCTCATTACTCATGATTCCAATGTTTGTAACCCTTGTTCCAAACTACATTATAATATACAAGTTGGGATTAATAGACAACATCTTTGGCCTTTCACTACTTGGACTTACAAATGTCTCGAGTATATTTCTGATGAGACAATACTTCCTATCACTCTCAAATGAAATATTCGAAGCAGCAAGACTTGACGGATGCGGGCCTATTAAGGCGTTCTTCTATATTGCATTGCCATTATCAAAACCCGCACTAGGGGCTATTGCAGTATACCAGTTCTTAGGTTCCTGGAACGCGTTTATAGGACCTCTAATCTTCCTCAGAAGTCCTGAGAACTTTACATTACCAGTAGGTCTAACGTTTGCATTCCACAGATCAATGTGGACTGAATATACTCCAATCATCGCAGGTTCTTTAGTAGCTTCAGCCCCCACTATAATCCTGTTTATTGTATTAAACAAGTATCTGATTCGTGGAATAGTAATAACGGGAGGGAAGGGATAA
- a CDS encoding ABC transporter ATP-binding protein gives MARVYLEGVTKVFGNVVAVDNLTLEVKDGEFMVLLGPSGCGKSTTLRLIAGLEKPTKGNIWIGDRIVNEIDPTKRNVAMVFQSYALYPHMTVFGNIEFPLKMSGVPKNERIKKVKEIAEFLGISELLNRKPHELSGGQQQRVALARALVREPEVFLLDEPLSNLDAKIRTQMRFELKKLLSYDLGVTTIYVTHDQIEAMTMADRIAVMNKGKLQQVGTPEEIFYKPKNTFVATFVGSPPMNLIPGRVVETEEGVKFIAEHFELLLDKDIIGKKVLETIKEKDVLLGFRPQHVEVSISEKPGFIKGEILGVEKLGVESFAHLNYGNSEIVIRLPENLTPKKYIYWRPELKRIYIFDSKTKEVLFF, from the coding sequence ATGGCGAGGGTATATTTGGAAGGTGTTACAAAAGTCTTTGGAAATGTTGTTGCTGTCGATAATCTAACCCTTGAAGTTAAGGATGGCGAATTTATGGTTCTGCTAGGACCCTCTGGATGCGGAAAATCAACAACATTAAGGCTAATCGCTGGATTAGAAAAACCCACAAAAGGTAATATTTGGATCGGAGATAGGATAGTTAACGAGATTGATCCAACAAAGAGAAACGTTGCCATGGTCTTTCAGAGTTATGCTCTATATCCTCACATGACAGTTTTTGGAAACATAGAATTTCCACTAAAAATGAGCGGGGTACCAAAGAATGAGAGAATTAAGAAAGTCAAAGAAATTGCAGAATTCCTAGGGATTTCTGAGTTACTCAATAGAAAGCCACATGAACTAAGTGGAGGTCAACAGCAAAGGGTTGCACTTGCGAGAGCATTAGTAAGAGAACCAGAAGTTTTTCTCTTAGATGAACCACTTAGCAATTTAGACGCAAAGATAAGAACTCAAATGAGGTTTGAACTTAAGAAATTACTTAGCTATGATCTTGGAGTAACTACAATCTACGTCACACATGATCAAATAGAAGCAATGACAATGGCAGATAGAATTGCGGTTATGAATAAGGGAAAACTCCAGCAAGTAGGAACTCCAGAGGAGATATTCTACAAGCCAAAGAACACTTTCGTGGCAACATTTGTAGGTAGCCCTCCGATGAATTTAATTCCTGGAAGAGTTGTTGAAACAGAAGAAGGTGTCAAGTTTATTGCCGAGCATTTCGAACTTCTCCTAGATAAAGATATTATTGGGAAAAAAGTCTTGGAAACGATAAAAGAAAAAGACGTGTTACTCGGATTTAGACCACAGCATGTGGAGGTGTCAATTTCTGAGAAACCAGGATTTATAAAAGGGGAAATTTTAGGGGTTGAAAAGTTGGGAGTTGAAAGTTTTGCCCATCTGAACTACGGAAACTCAGAAATTGTTATTAGATTACCAGAAAACCTAACTCCGAAGAAATACATATACTGGAGACCAGAACTTAAAAGGATATACATTTTTGACTCAAAAACTAAGGAAGTCCTATTCTTCTGA
- the wecB gene encoding non-hydrolyzing UDP-N-acetylglucosamine 2-epimerase, whose translation MRPAIIFGTRPEIIKLSPVIRAFLKKDVHPLIIHTGQHYDYEMSQVFLEELELPEIDYHLEVGSGTQAEQTGFAMIKIEKVLMEEKPDVSIVQGDTNTVLAGALASVKLLIPVAHVEAGLRSFDRTMPEEINRILADHASEVLFAPTLEAKNNLEKEGIREGVYVVGNTIVDAVLQNSEIADRKSKILSKLGLEPKEYILVTAHRKENVDNRDRLERLVDILTSLPLPVVYPVHPRAEKRLKEFGLWKRLESNENIILTKPLGYLDFLKLEKNAKIIMTDSGGIQEEAIILGVPCLTLRYNTERPETIKAGGNVLVGVEKDLALMYVEKLLNDENFYRRMASARNPFGDGRAGERIVNILLALWEEGMLKVRSSNFIS comes from the coding sequence TTGAGGCCTGCCATAATATTTGGAACAAGACCTGAAATTATTAAATTATCCCCTGTTATCAGAGCATTCTTGAAGAAAGATGTACACCCCTTGATAATTCACACGGGCCAGCACTATGATTATGAAATGAGCCAAGTATTTTTAGAGGAGCTTGAGTTGCCAGAAATAGATTACCACCTCGAAGTTGGCTCTGGAACTCAGGCAGAGCAGACGGGCTTCGCCATGATTAAAATAGAAAAAGTTCTCATGGAAGAGAAGCCTGACGTTAGCATAGTTCAGGGGGACACAAACACCGTTTTAGCAGGTGCGTTGGCAAGTGTTAAATTGTTGATTCCGGTAGCTCACGTAGAAGCTGGGTTAAGAAGCTTTGACAGAACAATGCCAGAGGAAATAAACAGGATACTCGCCGACCATGCAAGTGAGGTTCTCTTTGCTCCTACATTGGAGGCTAAAAATAACCTTGAGAAGGAAGGAATAAGGGAAGGCGTTTATGTAGTTGGTAACACTATAGTTGATGCTGTTCTTCAAAACTCCGAGATAGCAGATAGGAAAAGTAAAATTCTGTCGAAGCTTGGCTTAGAACCTAAGGAATATATCCTCGTAACCGCTCATAGAAAGGAAAATGTGGACAATAGGGATAGGTTGGAGAGACTAGTTGATATCCTCACATCTTTGCCTCTCCCGGTCGTTTACCCGGTTCATCCTAGGGCAGAGAAGAGACTAAAAGAGTTCGGTCTTTGGAAAAGGCTTGAGTCAAATGAAAACATTATCTTAACGAAGCCTTTAGGGTATTTGGATTTCCTTAAGCTAGAAAAGAATGCTAAGATAATCATGACTGACTCTGGTGGAATTCAGGAGGAAGCAATAATCCTGGGAGTCCCCTGTCTTACTCTGAGATATAACACGGAAAGGCCAGAAACGATAAAGGCTGGGGGCAATGTTTTAGTTGGCGTGGAAAAAGACCTAGCTCTAATGTATGTGGAAAAGCTACTCAATGATGAAAACTTTTATAGAAGGATGGCTTCGGCAAGGAATCCCTTTGGGGATGGACGGGCTGGAGAGAGAATTGTAAATATACTTCTTGCCCTATGGGAAGAGGGAATGCTAAAGGTTAGGTCATCAAACTTTATTTCCTAA
- a CDS encoding UDP-N-acetyl-D-mannosamine dehydrogenase has product MRIGVIGLGYIGLPTAIMFASSGHDVIGLDIRKDVVESINSGNSHIIEPEINERLRKVIKEERLKATTRPEELRGLDAYIICVQTPLLGNKPDLSYVENAIRTVAEIIDRGALVIIESTVPPGTTVRMAKLLEDLTGMREGIDFYVAHAPERVMPGRIFKELVYNSRIIGGVSKKAGKLAENLYRSFVRGEIFITDATTAEMVKLMENTFRDVNIALANEFALLAMQYGVNVFEAIKLANTHPRVRIHLPGIGVGGHCLPKDPYLLLSSAERDFGLIRRARKINEGMPKFVAELLFEALEEAGVKIEDSVVAVLGLSYKGGTDDTRNSPALKFVEIIKDIVREVRTYDPYVGGTHPSVEEAVTGADALVIATDHLEFKGLDWDYLGSKMRTRVLVDGRGIIETPPKGFTFRGVGRGDV; this is encoded by the coding sequence ATGAGAATTGGAGTAATAGGGCTTGGATATATTGGTCTTCCAACTGCTATAATGTTTGCTTCCTCGGGTCACGATGTTATTGGCCTTGATATAAGGAAGGATGTTGTAGAAAGCATCAACTCTGGAAATTCCCACATAATTGAACCTGAAATTAATGAGAGACTTAGAAAGGTAATCAAGGAGGAAAGGCTTAAGGCTACAACTAGACCAGAAGAGTTGCGAGGTCTTGATGCTTATATAATTTGTGTTCAAACCCCCTTACTCGGAAATAAGCCCGATTTAAGCTACGTTGAAAATGCCATTAGAACTGTTGCAGAGATAATTGATAGGGGTGCTCTTGTCATCATCGAAAGTACAGTACCCCCAGGAACAACTGTTAGGATGGCAAAGCTTCTCGAGGATTTAACTGGAATGAGAGAGGGAATAGACTTCTATGTTGCACATGCTCCAGAAAGAGTTATGCCAGGGAGAATATTCAAAGAGCTAGTGTACAACTCGAGAATAATAGGTGGGGTAAGCAAAAAAGCAGGGAAATTAGCTGAAAACCTTTACAGATCCTTTGTCAGGGGAGAAATATTCATTACTGATGCAACGACTGCTGAAATGGTTAAACTTATGGAGAATACGTTTAGGGATGTTAATATAGCCCTTGCCAATGAGTTTGCATTGTTGGCAATGCAATATGGAGTCAACGTGTTCGAAGCTATAAAACTAGCAAACACTCACCCGAGGGTTAGGATTCACTTGCCTGGTATTGGTGTTGGGGGACACTGCCTTCCTAAAGATCCATATCTGCTTCTATCTTCAGCTGAAAGGGATTTTGGGCTGATTAGACGAGCTAGAAAAATAAATGAAGGCATGCCGAAATTTGTAGCTGAACTACTTTTTGAAGCCCTTGAAGAAGCGGGAGTTAAGATTGAAGATTCGGTAGTTGCTGTCTTAGGATTATCGTATAAAGGAGGCACAGATGATACAAGAAATTCCCCAGCCTTGAAGTTTGTTGAGATAATAAAAGATATTGTACGAGAGGTAAGAACGTACGATCCCTATGTCGGTGGAACTCACCCCTCAGTAGAAGAAGCTGTGACTGGAGCAGATGCTTTAGTTATAGCTACTGACCATCTAGAGTTTAAGGGGCTTGATTGGGATTATTTAGGTAGTAAGATGAGAACTAGAGTTCTTGTTGATGGGAGAGGGATAATAGAAACACCTCCAAAGGGCTTTACCTTTAGAGGAGTTGGGAGGGGGGACGTTTGA
- a CDS encoding DUF354 domain-containing protein, with protein sequence MKIWIDIMNSPHAHFFKGVIRELEKRGFEVLVTTREFDGLTDILDMLGIEYIAIGKHGGSTLEGKLLASTERVYKLSKLIIEEKPDIAVYKNNPEAPRIAFGLGIPSVGFVDNETAVPQNKLMFPFTTRLIYPKPIDAYDLLKCGADPNSLRSIEGIAEIANVYGFVPKEETLKELGLRKYSYIVMRPEPIKANYFNGDRDRSILEDIIPLLPDLPIILFPRTEEQKKAFERFENVIIPEKVVDTLTLLFYAKLMIGAGGTMNREALALGTPAISTYPGKLLAVTKWLIELGVKFHSTNPIEVATKAWEIIRKNSMYRKHIRMIMSSMENPVDIIVEEIEKLAYSGDLRSYESLYKSGYEEQKYGHSQKL encoded by the coding sequence ATGAAAATCTGGATCGATATAATGAATTCACCTCATGCTCATTTCTTCAAGGGAGTAATAAGAGAGCTCGAAAAAAGAGGGTTTGAAGTTCTTGTAACGACGAGAGAGTTTGACGGCCTAACTGATATCTTAGATATGTTGGGCATAGAGTACATCGCCATAGGAAAGCATGGAGGCTCAACGCTAGAAGGGAAGTTACTTGCAAGCACCGAGAGAGTCTACAAGCTCTCAAAGCTGATAATTGAGGAAAAACCAGACATTGCAGTATATAAAAACAACCCAGAAGCGCCGAGAATAGCGTTTGGTCTTGGTATACCCTCAGTAGGTTTCGTAGATAATGAAACGGCAGTTCCCCAGAACAAATTGATGTTCCCCTTCACAACTAGACTGATATATCCAAAGCCAATAGATGCCTATGACCTCCTAAAATGTGGTGCGGATCCAAATTCCTTGAGAAGCATAGAAGGCATAGCAGAAATAGCGAATGTATATGGATTCGTTCCAAAAGAGGAAACATTGAAGGAGTTGGGTCTGAGGAAGTATTCATACATAGTTATGAGGCCAGAACCAATAAAGGCCAACTACTTTAATGGGGACAGAGATAGGAGTATTCTAGAAGATATAATTCCCCTTCTCCCAGACCTACCCATAATCCTCTTCCCGAGAACAGAAGAGCAAAAGAAAGCATTTGAAAGATTTGAAAACGTTATAATCCCAGAGAAAGTAGTTGACACACTAACATTACTCTTCTATGCAAAACTAATGATAGGTGCTGGAGGCACTATGAACAGAGAAGCCCTAGCCCTCGGAACTCCAGCAATCTCCACTTACCCAGGGAAACTGTTAGCCGTCACGAAATGGCTCATAGAACTTGGTGTGAAGTTTCACTCTACCAACCCAATAGAAGTCGCAACTAAAGCATGGGAGATAATAAGGAAGAACAGCATGTACAGAAAGCACATTAGGATGATTATGAGTTCAATGGAAAACCCAGTAGACATAATAGTTGAAGAAATAGAAAAACTAGCTTATTCCGGCGATCTTAGGAGTTATGAAAGCCTCTATAAGAGCGGCTATGAAGAGCAAAAATATGGACACAGCCAAAAGCTTTAA
- a CDS encoding stage II sporulation protein M, with product MGRKVKIFLALLLTFFMGVLLGTGVARSNPLIAQEFFKFIKKLLGGGELPQGFRLFLMIFLNNTRVAVIMTFGGLIFGVVPFLIMLFNGYVVGVVASYVAHTGKSLSTIILSLVPHGIVEIPALLIAGVGGVSWFLEIVHGEGEIQDRFKRGLKEALKLLAVSIFLLFIAALIEAFITPKIAGIS from the coding sequence ATGGGAAGAAAAGTGAAGATATTCTTAGCACTATTGCTAACATTTTTTATGGGAGTACTACTTGGAACAGGAGTCGCCAGATCAAATCCACTAATAGCTCAGGAGTTCTTTAAGTTCATAAAAAAGCTCCTTGGGGGTGGGGAGCTTCCTCAAGGATTTAGGCTGTTCCTAATGATATTCCTTAACAATACGAGGGTTGCCGTGATAATGACCTTTGGAGGATTGATATTTGGAGTTGTGCCTTTTCTTATAATGTTATTCAATGGGTATGTTGTTGGGGTTGTTGCCTCATATGTTGCTCATACTGGGAAATCCCTTTCCACGATAATACTTTCCTTGGTTCCTCATGGTATAGTGGAGATTCCTGCTTTGCTAATAGCTGGTGTTGGAGGGGTTTCTTGGTTCCTAGAGATAGTTCATGGAGAGGGGGAAATTCAGGACAGATTTAAGAGGGGATTAAAGGAAGCGTTAAAGCTTTTGGCTGTGTCCATATTTTTGCTCTTCATAGCCGCTCTTATAGAGGCTTTCATAACTCCTAAGATCGCCGGAATAAGCTAG
- a CDS encoding lipoate protein ligase C-terminal domain-containing protein produces MKLIGEHKARKGLIRVEIDEEGGIAKKVIITGDFFIYPEDIVQELENSLEGRNLSELENVVESFFSVRHDIEMPYLNIEDFKIAIRKALEAYKWEEK; encoded by the coding sequence ATGAAGCTAATTGGAGAGCACAAGGCAAGAAAGGGGCTAATAAGGGTTGAAATTGATGAAGAAGGGGGAATTGCTAAAAAAGTTATAATAACAGGCGATTTTTTCATATATCCCGAAGATATAGTCCAAGAGCTTGAGAATTCCCTAGAAGGAAGAAATCTTAGCGAGCTTGAGAATGTCGTTGAATCTTTCTTTTCAGTAAGGCATGACATTGAAATGCCATACTTAAACATTGAGGACTTTAAGATAGCAATAAGAAAGGCATTGGAGGCTTACAAATGGGAAGAAAAGTGA
- a CDS encoding OsmC family protein, producing the protein MAKYKDLEIKVVGKAISPTKTLIKAGEYEITMDKLGGEAPSPIEYVLAALVGCINIVGHMVAKDMGFEIRNLEVEVVGIFNPAKFMGQNGDRAGFKSIKAIVKVDADVDEETLKKWLEKVEERCPVSDNLVNPTPTEVIVKKA; encoded by the coding sequence ATGGCAAAATACAAAGATTTAGAGATTAAGGTAGTAGGAAAAGCAATCTCTCCAACAAAGACACTTATTAAAGCGGGAGAATATGAGATAACAATGGATAAATTAGGAGGAGAGGCACCTTCACCAATAGAATACGTTCTAGCGGCCCTCGTAGGATGTATAAACATAGTGGGCCATATGGTTGCTAAGGATATGGGGTTTGAAATAAGAAACCTAGAAGTTGAAGTCGTTGGAATATTTAACCCCGCCAAGTTTATGGGTCAGAATGGAGACAGAGCTGGATTCAAATCTATAAAAGCTATAGTTAAAGTAGATGCCGATGTTGATGAAGAAACTCTGAAGAAGTGGCTAGAGAAAGTTGAAGAAAGATGTCCAGTCAGTGATAACTTAGTCAACCCAACGCCAACCGAAGTTATAGTCAAGAAAGCTTAG